One genomic region from bacterium encodes:
- a CDS encoding diguanylate cyclase, with translation MEKEIGFAGRIFIIANRIRWFVLVLTILVLQIKYPDWTNKLNLFLPIIVLTIYNIIARIFILKKEWERIAYAESTLDIVFISSIVLGTGIIESPFFLFFLFPIIFSACYYRPITSFGLTLAISLIYLLIFLLNKGEWVSFLIRIPIFFGIWTVSFYIAKEVRFAQREVEYETRRAAMLQKEMKEKQERIEVERRELEQLYNISLRIDRTQSLGEMFFSIISAFSSYLKTEINLIAVIEKKRLKVIAGDDIIGESEKVKECMNEVISEGRPLVLENISKEKKESLIPYQRMGIVSLIIFPLTIKGERIGVLIGGCKRERRFGIEEQKFSRIITSISSLIIENLRLSGEIDRLLIVDKVTSLFNYYYFEEAIRKEIERVRNLNDVFSILIVKIDGEIKDPSVLERLGLILNFQTRKEDLVAMKDEKFYLLIHRIGQKEAFAVSDRIRREVLRQINIPIIIGSASFHSSIINHTELLSNALSALKEAELKESRIVTK, from the coding sequence ATGGAAAAAGAAATAGGATTTGCCGGTAGAATATTCATCATCGCAAACCGAATAAGATGGTTTGTTCTTGTTTTAACCATCCTTGTCCTCCAGATAAAATACCCGGATTGGACAAATAAACTAAACCTTTTCCTCCCCATCATTGTCCTTACCATATATAACATTATAGCAAGAATCTTTATCTTAAAGAAAGAATGGGAAAGAATAGCTTATGCTGAAAGCACCCTGGATATAGTTTTTATAAGCTCTATTGTCTTAGGAACTGGGATAATAGAAAGCCCATTTTTTCTCTTCTTTCTATTTCCCATTATCTTTTCAGCTTGCTACTATAGACCAATCACATCCTTTGGCCTTACCCTTGCAATATCCCTTATCTATCTTTTAATTTTTCTTTTAAATAAAGGAGAATGGGTCTCTTTTCTTATAAGAATTCCTATATTCTTTGGAATCTGGACAGTCTCATTCTATATTGCCAAAGAAGTAAGATTTGCCCAGAGAGAGGTTGAATATGAAACAAGAAGGGCAGCAATGCTGCAGAAGGAGATGAAGGAAAAGCAAGAAAGAATTGAGGTCGAAAGAAGAGAGCTTGAGCAACTCTATAATATTTCCTTAAGGATAGATAGAACCCAAAGTCTAGGAGAGATGTTTTTTTCCATAATCTCTGCCTTTTCTTCATACCTTAAAACAGAAATAAATCTTATTGCAGTAATAGAGAAAAAAAGGCTAAAAGTAATTGCAGGCGATGATATTATTGGAGAATCTGAGAAGGTAAAGGAATGTATGAATGAGGTTATTTCAGAGGGAAGACCTTTGGTTTTGGAGAATATTAGCAAGGAGAAAAAAGAATCCCTTATTCCATATCAAAGAATGGGGATTGTCTCGCTCATCATTTTTCCTCTGACCATAAAAGGAGAAAGGATTGGTGTTTTAATTGGAGGATGTAAGAGGGAAAGGAGATTTGGTATTGAAGAACAGAAGTTTTCAAGAATCATAACCAGCATATCCTCCTTGATTATAGAAAATTTAAGGCTTTCAGGAGAAATAGACCGGCTTCTCATCGTAGATAAAGTAACCAGTCTCTTTAACTACTATTATTTTGAAGAGGCAATAAGAAAGGAGATAGAGAGAGTAAGGAACCTTAATGATGTATTCTCTATTTTAATCGTTAAAATAGATGGTGAGATAAAAGACCCCTCTGTTTTAGAAAGACTTGGGCTTATCCTCAATTTTCAGACCCGAAAAGAAGACCTTGTGGCAATGAAGGATGAGAAATTTTATCTCCTTATTCATAGAATAGGACAAAAAGAGGCTTTTGCTGTTTCCGATAGAATAAGAAGAGAGGTTTTAAGACAGATAAATATCCCAATAATTATTGGGAGTGCAAGCTTTCACAGCTCTATAATAAACCATACAGAGCTTCTTTCTAATGCTTTGTCTGCATTAAAAGAAGCCGAACTTAAAGAAAGTAGAATTGTTACTAAATAA
- a CDS encoding biotin--[acetyl-CoA-carboxylase] ligase — MLLNKIGKNIHRFDTIGSTQDLARSLILSGANDGEVVISEIQSSGRGRRGDKWISPKGGLWFSIILFPYNLNVDSLSLFSLGISFAISEAIKQETGLFCFTKWPNDLYINEKKIGGILIETDVSLNRVNWLIIGVGINVNIDKGLLPENATSIKEELKKEVSLEDLFLSILNGIDEIYQNIDGISEQIPIIKERCITIGKEVQFENISGRAIDIDSQGLLVVETENGLFKISGMD; from the coding sequence TTGTTACTAAATAAGATTGGAAAAAATATCCATCGCTTTGATACAATTGGCTCTACGCAGGATTTGGCAAGAAGCCTTATTTTATCAGGTGCGAATGATGGAGAGGTTGTTATTTCTGAAATTCAATCATCTGGAAGGGGAAGGAGGGGGGACAAATGGATATCTCCAAAAGGAGGGCTTTGGTTTTCTATTATTTTATTTCCATACAACCTAAATGTAGATAGCCTTTCTTTATTTTCTTTAGGGATTTCCTTTGCAATAAGTGAGGCAATAAAGCAGGAGACAGGGCTTTTTTGCTTTACCAAATGGCCAAATGATTTATATATTAACGAAAAGAAAATTGGAGGAATCCTTATAGAAACAGATGTATCATTAAACAGGGTAAATTGGTTAATTATCGGAGTTGGGATAAATGTAAATATAGATAAAGGGCTTCTTCCAGAAAATGCAACATCCATAAAAGAGGAATTAAAAAAAGAGGTCTCTCTTGAGGATTTATTCCTTTCTATACTAAATGGTATAGATGAAATTTATCAAAATATTGATGGAATTTCAGAGCAGATTCCAATAATAAAAGAAAGATGTATTACAATAGGAAAAGAGGTGCAATTTGAAAATATCTCTGGAAGGGCGATTGATATAGACAGTCAAGGTCTTCTTGTTGTGGAGACAGAGAATGGGCTTTTTAAAATTTCTGGAATGGATTAA
- a CDS encoding MotA/TolQ/ExbB proton channel family protein, with amino-acid sequence MEFQDLSLLELIKRGGIAMWPLFLCSFILLWVAIEKWINVCFKTRRLNQEAEEFIFRIEEVVLKGGIMEAITICEVTGGPLGRIFKAGLLKHDRSKEEFLDTIKTAEDYELKGFRKNIWVLATIGSIAPFIGLFGTVVGIMRAFSSIAASGSSGMNVVAAGISEALVATAGGLVVAVIGIVFYNFFQIKTSELIHEIRLYSLRLIDMIGDRRGW; translated from the coding sequence ATGGAATTTCAAGATCTTTCATTACTTGAGCTTATAAAGAGGGGAGGGATAGCTATGTGGCCCCTTTTTCTTTGTTCCTTTATCCTTCTTTGGGTTGCCATAGAAAAATGGATAAATGTTTGTTTTAAAACAAGAAGGCTTAATCAAGAGGCTGAGGAATTTATCTTTAGGATAGAGGAGGTAGTCTTAAAGGGTGGAATAATGGAGGCTATCACTATATGCGAGGTTACAGGTGGTCCACTTGGAAGGATATTTAAGGCAGGCCTTCTTAAGCATGACAGGAGCAAAGAGGAATTTTTAGATACTATAAAAACAGCAGAGGATTATGAGCTTAAAGGATTTAGGAAGAATATATGGGTTCTTGCCACAATTGGAAGCATCGCACCATTCATTGGTTTGTTTGGCACAGTTGTAGGGATAATGAGGGCATTTTCAAGCATTGCGGCATCTGGTTCCTCTGGGATGAATGTTGTTGCAGCTGGTATTTCTGAGGCATTGGTTGCAACAGCAGGAGGCCTTGTTGTTGCTGTAATAGGCATTGTTTTCTATAACTTCTTTCAGATAAAGACATCAGAGCTTATTCATGAAATTCGCCTCTATTCCTTGAGGCTTATTGATATGATTGGCGATAGAAGGGGATGGTAG
- a CDS encoding sensor domain-containing diguanylate cyclase has product MINIYIIINNKAMKEGTFSQKALEISYKARWLFLTFILFGLQFVPFPSENWPNIYLLLVIFLIYNISTRFLNLPEIYERTRNICYAETVMDTIFLIGIIYLTGGYNSPFWIFFIVIIMFSAIYYSPGKTLLITLGICLLYILILILSGANFKNIIPILCLKIPVLFAVCGLSIFSSIEIRSQGEELEIEKEKVKHLLRAFHHNVVAIQKKNKVLSEVYNISLKTQGDISLSEQLTNICNTTISFLNLDISGIWLMEKNESLKLTGGTKNIPPSFPEKTRIGEGPIGRTVLKKEPLVINDLLKWDPSQFKNGPAFYIGIPLIVDNECLGVFVCASSYSKEFKEEDYLKFLLLIACRTSLSIKNAYLNEEIKRMTITDELTGLYNYKYFIETLKKEIHKAERFSCSLSLLMIDIDNFKEFNEKYGHHIGNQMLCALALNLTGSLRENDFLARFGEEEFVAILPSADKGEGIMVSERIRKCVSEATLVENTEPITVSIGVSSFPQDGKKFDEILLYADRAMTIAKEKGKNRTIGWKKK; this is encoded by the coding sequence ATGATAAACATATACATTATAATAAATAATAAAGCAATGAAAGAGGGAACATTTTCTCAAAAGGCACTTGAAATATCATATAAGGCAAGATGGCTTTTTCTTACTTTTATATTGTTTGGGCTTCAATTTGTCCCTTTTCCTTCTGAAAACTGGCCAAATATTTACCTTCTCCTTGTAATCTTTTTAATCTACAATATATCAACAAGGTTTCTTAACCTTCCAGAAATCTACGAAAGGACAAGAAATATATGCTATGCGGAGACTGTGATGGATACAATATTTCTTATAGGTATTATTTACCTTACGGGGGGATACAATAGCCCATTTTGGATATTCTTTATTGTTATTATTATGTTTTCTGCAATCTATTATTCGCCAGGTAAGACCCTCCTTATAACGCTTGGAATATGCCTTCTTTATATCCTTATTTTAATTCTTTCTGGTGCTAATTTTAAAAACATAATCCCTATTCTTTGTTTAAAAATTCCTGTCCTCTTTGCAGTTTGTGGATTAAGTATATTTTCAAGTATAGAGATAAGAAGCCAGGGAGAGGAGCTTGAGATTGAAAAGGAAAAGGTTAAGCATCTGCTTAGAGCCTTTCATCATAATGTAGTGGCAATTCAAAAGAAAAATAAAGTTCTCTCTGAGGTGTATAATATCTCTTTAAAAACACAAGGAGATATTAGTCTTTCCGAGCAGCTTACCAATATTTGTAATACCACAATTTCTTTTTTAAACCTTGATATATCTGGAATATGGCTTATGGAAAAAAATGAAAGCCTTAAGCTTACTGGAGGAACAAAAAACATTCCTCCTTCTTTTCCCGAAAAAACAAGGATTGGAGAAGGTCCAATAGGAAGGACGGTTTTAAAAAAAGAGCCATTGGTTATAAATGACCTGTTAAAATGGGATCCTTCTCAATTTAAAAATGGGCCAGCTTTCTACATAGGAATTCCACTTATTGTTGATAATGAATGTCTAGGGGTATTTGTTTGTGCCTCATCATATTCAAAGGAATTCAAGGAGGAAGACTACTTAAAATTTCTTCTTCTTATTGCTTGTAGAACCTCTTTATCTATAAAAAATGCCTATCTTAACGAGGAGATAAAGAGAATGACCATTACAGATGAGCTAACTGGTCTTTATAACTACAAGTATTTCATTGAAACCCTAAAAAAGGAGATACACAAAGCAGAAAGGTTTTCTTGTAGCCTCTCTTTGCTTATGATAGATATAGATAATTTTAAAGAATTCAATGAAAAATATGGCCATCATATTGGAAATCAGATGCTTTGTGCTTTAGCCCTTAATCTTACAGGCTCTTTAAGGGAAAATGATTTCCTTGCAAGATTTGGAGAAGAGGAATTTGTTGCAATCCTTCCCTCTGCAGATAAAGGAGAGGGAATAATGGTTTCTGAAAGAATAAGAAAATGTGTAAGTGAAGCCACCCTTGTTGAGAATACAGAGCCTATTACAGTAAGTATTGGAGTTTCATCATTTCCACAGGATGGAAAGAAGTTTGACGAAATTCTTCTCTATGCAGACAGGGCTATGACAATTGCAAAGGAAAAGGGGAAAAATAGAACCATTGGATGGAAAAAGAAATAG